AAGCTGCAGACCAAGGGACTGACGATCGTCCCGCTCGAGATCTTCTTCCTGCGCGGCTGGGCCAAGGTCCTGCTCGGCCTGGGACGCGGCAAGCGCGGCCCGGACCGCCGCGACGATCTGAAGAAGCGCGACCTCGAACGCGAGATGGGTCGCGGCTTCCGCGCAAGAGGGTGACCTCGCTCTTCGGAGACCTCGTCCTCGCCGGCCTCCTCATGGGAGGACTGCGCGAGAGCTGGCAGTGGGCGCTCGCCCTCGCGCTCTTCTGCGCGCTCGCCGCGCGGCGGACGCCCGCCCGGGGGGCGGTCCCCGCGGCGCTCTGGGCCTGGGGCGCGTGGGCGCTGCTCTGCGCGCTCGTCTCCCCCGAGCCGCTCGTCGCGCTTCCCGCCGCGGCCAGGCTCCTCCTCCCCCTTCCGGTCCTCGCCGCCTGCGCGGGCTCCTTCCGCGAGGAAGAACGCTCCGCCTGGCTGCTGCGCCTGCAGCCGGCGGCGCTGCTGTTCGTGTTCGCGTCCTTCTTCCTCTCGCGCCCCGACTACCCCTGGACCGGGCTGCTCCCTCCCCACCACGGCTACACGGGAGCGCTCCTCGCCGCCGCCTTCGCCGCCGCCTGCGCGGCGCTGCTGGCTCCCGGCGGACCTTCGCCCCGGCCCGTCCGCCTCGCGCTCTCCGGAGCCGCGCTCGTCGCGGGCGCGGCCTGCGCGGCCGCCAGTTCTCGGGCCGCCCTGCTGGGCTGCGGGTCGGCGCTCGCCCTCCTCCTCTGGCGCAGCGGACGGCGCAGAGCGCTGCTGGCCGCCGCCGTCCTCCTGCTCGCGCTGGCCGCGTTCGTCCCCGCGGGCCTCTGGGTCGCGGCGCTCAAGCTCGACCATCCCGCCGCGTCGGTGCGCCCGTCCATCTGGGGGAGCGCGCTGCGCGTCGTGCGGGCGAATCCCATCCTGGGGACCGGCCCCGGCCGCTTCGAGCGCGGCTACCTCCTCGAGCGTTCCCCGGCGCCTTCCTCCTTCGCCACGAACTACGGCATGAGCACCGCCTACGCCCACTCGGAGCCCCTCCAGTCCGCCGCCGAGACGGGCCTCGTCGGACTCCTCCTGCTCCTCGCCGGGGTCGGGACGCTCCTGCTGCGCGCCGCCCGCGCGCGCCCGGCCTCCTGGAGCCGCGAGGCCGCGCTCGCGGCGTGCGCGGCGCTCCTCGCGCAGGCCTCCGTCGACGACATCTTCGCGCTGCCGGGCCTCGCGGCCCTCTTCGCCTACCTCCTCGCGGCCGCCCAGCCGCCGGCCGAGGCCGCCCGCCCGTCGCGCGCATGGGGCGCGTTCTGCGCCGCCGGCGC
The Elusimicrobiota bacterium genome window above contains:
- a CDS encoding O-antigen ligase family protein — protein: MTSLFGDLVLAGLLMGGLRESWQWALALALFCALAARRTPARGAVPAALWAWGAWALLCALVSPEPLVALPAAARLLLPLPVLAACAGSFREEERSAWLLRLQPAALLFVFASFFLSRPDYPWTGLLPPHHGYTGALLAAAFAAACAALLAPGGPSPRPVRLALSGAALVAGAACAAASSRAALLGCGSALALLLWRSGRRRALLAAAVLLLALAAFVPAGLWVAALKLDHPAASVRPSIWGSALRVVRANPILGTGPGRFERGYLLERSPAPSSFATNYGMSTAYAHSEPLQSAAETGLVGLLLLLAGVGTLLLRAARARPASWSREAALAACAALLAQASVDDIFALPGLAALFAYLLAAAQPPAEAARPSRAWGAFCAAGALLAVVSPWTAWTLRGLSLRDDSASIEKALGLAPADDALWEALARARLREGGRNVGPALAMAERLSPTNALRPMLRSELRRAEGDWRGMAEAAARAWKLEPASPHARLQMAEAAARLGATEAAGPLLAQARWLRAREEERRRLAGGPPDGYNGFVLSIDPTRFDEVSSLLRESDKRIPVRVRSKHP